The following are from one region of the Silene latifolia isolate original U9 population chromosome 9, ASM4854445v1, whole genome shotgun sequence genome:
- the LOC141602664 gene encoding palmitoyl-monogalactosyldiacylglycerol delta-7 desaturase, chloroplastic-like has translation MPDSELELKSHRIWLSNVEVRKPKVKRKWHVKGVRRLIVMLMVHVLAMFAPFNFNWGAFWVAVVLHVLTGMLGVTLSFHRNLTHRSCQLVKWLEYLFAYFGCLALQGDPIGWVRTHRYHHKFTDTKRDPHSPLEGFWYSHINWIFDTTVLAEKRCGSCIVKDLEIQKFYKFMRSTYLLHHIALGLLLYRLGGFPYVVWGMGVRTACSFHATFSVNSVCHVWGNQAWNTGDLSKNNWWVALLTGGEGWHNNHHAFEYSARHGLEWWQVDLTYYTIKLLEAIGLAKDVKLPTLAHIQRMSINK, from the exons ATGCCGGACTCGGAATTAGAACTAAAATCACATAGGATTTGGTTGTCAAATGTAGAAGTTAGAAAGccaaaagtaaaaagaaaatgGCATGTAAAAGGTGTAAGGAGGTTAATAGTCATGCTTATGGTACATGTTTTGGCTATGTTTGCACCATTTAACTTTAACTGGGGTGCATTTTGGGTGGCTGTTGTTTTGCATGTGTTGACTGGGATGTTGGGTGTTACGCTGTCGTTTCATAGAAATTTAACGCATCGGAGTTGTCAACTTGTGAAATGGCTCGAGTACTTGTTTGCCTATTTTGGTTGTCTAGCTCTTCAG GGAGATCCAATTGGATGGGTGAGGACACATAGGTATCATCATAAATTTACGGACACTAAACGAGATCCGCATAGTCCCCTTGAAGGATTCTGGTACAGTCACATCAATTGGATCTTTGACACCACTGTCCTTGCTGAAAAG CGATGTGGATCATGCATTGTAAAAGACTTAGAGATACAAAAGTTTTACAAGTTTATGAGGAGTACATACTTGTTACACCACATTGCTCTTGGACTACTTCTCTATCGTTTGGGAGGATTTCCTTATGTTGTATGGGGAATG GGTGTAAGAACTGCATGTTCTTTCCACGCCACATTTTCAGTGAACTCCGTCTGTCATGTATGGGGCAATCAAGCTTGGAATACCGGTGATTTATCTAAAAATAATTG GTGGGTGGCATTACTCACGGGGGGAGAAGGTTGGCACAACAACCATCATGCGTTTGAGTACTCAGCTAGACATGGCTTAGAATGGTGGCAGGTCGATCTAACTTATTACACTATCAAGCTTCTTGAAGCAATCGGTTTAGCCAAGGATGTCAAGCTACCAACATTGGCACACATACAACGCATGTCAATTAATAAGTAA